One Eubalaena glacialis isolate mEubGla1 chromosome 11, mEubGla1.1.hap2.+ XY, whole genome shotgun sequence DNA segment encodes these proteins:
- the LOC133100987 gene encoding large ribosomal subunit protein uL11-like: MLPKFDPNKIKVVYLRCTSGEVGATSALAPKIGPLGLSPKKVGDDITKATGDWKGLRITVKPTIQNIQAQTEVVPSASALIIEALKEPPRDRKKQKNIKHSGNIIFDVIVNIAQQMWHRSLATELSGTIKEILGTAQSGLQC, translated from the coding sequence ATGCTGCCTAAGTTCGACCCCAACAAGATCAAAGTCGTGTACCTGAGGTGCACCAGTGGGGAAGTCGGTGCCACATCTGCCCTGGCCCCCAAGATCGGCCCCCTGGGTCTGTCTCCAAAAAAGGTTGGTGATGACATCACCAAGGCAACTGGTGATTGGAAGGGTCTGAGGATTACAGTGAAACCGACCATTCAGAACATACAGGCCCAGACTGAGGTGGTACCTTCTGCCTCTGCCCTGATCATCGAAGCCCTCAAGGAACCgccaagagacagaaagaagcagaaaaacattAAGCACAGCGGAAACAtcatttttgatgtgattgtcaACATCGCCCAACAGATGTGGCATCGATCTTTAGCTACAGAACTCTCTGGAACCATTAAAGAGATCCTGGGGACTGCCCAGTCTGGGCTGCAGTGTTGA